One window from the genome of Acidihalobacter ferrooxydans encodes:
- a CDS encoding Lrp/AsnC family transcriptional regulator, which translates to MSHIRLDRYDLAILAALQRDGRMSKQKLSEAIHLSPTPCWERLKRLERDGLIRGYRAELAIGKLLDVAHFMVEVTLSRHRQEDFVRFEEEVESHAEILSCYAVAGGFDYLLMVVAENIRKYQQNMESWLTEKLGVERYFTYVVTKTVKEARYFPLDEFWSARNFQ; encoded by the coding sequence ATGAGCCACATTCGCCTGGACCGTTACGATCTGGCGATCCTGGCTGCGCTGCAGCGCGATGGCCGGATGTCGAAGCAGAAGCTGTCGGAGGCCATTCACCTGTCGCCGACACCGTGCTGGGAACGCTTGAAACGGCTCGAACGGGACGGCCTGATTCGTGGCTATCGCGCCGAACTGGCGATCGGGAAATTGCTGGATGTGGCCCACTTCATGGTCGAGGTGACGTTGAGTCGCCATCGCCAGGAAGATTTCGTCCGATTCGAGGAAGAGGTCGAGTCGCATGCGGAAATTCTGTCCTGCTATGCGGTGGCCGGTGGCTTTGATTACTTATTGATGGTGGTTGCGGAAAACATCCGGAAATACCAGCAAAACATGGAATCGTGGTTGACCGAAAAACTGGGCGTCGAGCGCTATTTCACCTATGTGGTGACGAAGACGGTGAAGGAGGCGCGTTATTTTCCTTTGGATGAGTTCTGGTCAGCGCGGAACTTTCAATGA
- the ehuA gene encoding ectoine/hydroxyectoine ABC transporter ATP-binding protein EhuA — MSEQVVFDSITKRYGETCIFEDFSFAAQKGEKVVLIGSSGSGKSTILRILMTLEEIQGGEVYVDGEPLWHEPGKPDKRASEAYLRQMRTRIGMVFQQFNLFPHMTALRNVIEAPLRVLKVPRKDAEARGRELLERVGLGDRMDNFPAQLSGGQQQRVAIARALAMRPEILLFDEPTSALDPEMVGEVQNVIRELAEESELTMLIVTHEMRFAREIADRVCFLDKGQIIEEGSPAEVMGNPKKERTQAFLQSLHGG; from the coding sequence ATGAGCGAACAAGTCGTTTTCGACAGCATAACCAAGCGTTACGGTGAAACATGTATTTTCGAGGATTTCTCATTTGCAGCGCAAAAAGGTGAAAAAGTCGTACTGATCGGTTCGTCGGGCTCGGGAAAATCGACGATATTGCGCATCTTGATGACGCTGGAGGAAATTCAGGGCGGCGAGGTCTATGTCGATGGTGAACCGCTGTGGCATGAGCCGGGAAAACCCGATAAACGTGCCAGTGAAGCTTATCTGCGCCAGATGCGTACCAGGATCGGGATGGTTTTTCAGCAGTTCAATCTATTCCCGCACATGACTGCGCTGCGCAATGTGATTGAAGCGCCGCTGCGGGTGCTGAAAGTACCGCGCAAGGACGCCGAGGCGCGTGGGCGCGAGTTGCTCGAACGAGTCGGGCTTGGCGATCGCATGGATAATTTCCCGGCGCAGCTTTCCGGTGGTCAGCAGCAACGCGTGGCGATTGCACGGGCGTTGGCCATGCGCCCGGAAATTCTGTTGTTCGACGAGCCGACTTCGGCACTCGATCCGGAGATGGTTGGCGAAGTGCAAAACGTCATTCGTGAACTTGCCGAAGAGAGCGAATTGACCATGTTGATCGTGACGCATGAAATGCGTTTCGCGCGCGAGATTGCAGATCGCGTGTGTTTTCTTGACAAGGGGCAGATCATCGAAGAAGGCTCGCCGGCTGAGGTGATGGGGAATCCCAAGAAAGAACGTACGCAGGCGTTTCTGCAATCGCTGCACGGGGGTTGA
- a CDS encoding amidohydrolase: MSRSMIGADRLEALAAFRRAVHRMPETGFAVDATADCIAERLRAAGLTVTTGVGGSGVVATLRRGQGMRAVGLRADLDALPIEEANTFAHRSRVPGRFHGCGHDGHAAMLLGAALQLAEQGEFDGTVQFVFQPDEESGRGAQAMIEDGLFERFPMDAIYGLHNLPMLPLGTFATQAGALTAFEELFEIRLQGRGGHASAPERTADPLMAAAQIVLGLQTIVSRALPPGEHGVVSVTEFVTDGARNVIPSTVTIRGDARGYSDAVSDRVERRMREIVAGVAAAHGVTAEVCYAREFEPLVNSEAEVRCAVAAARAIPGSRVDEACGKVGFSEDFARFLRYRPGCFVLMGNGTQGHHGAPLHNPHYDFNDAALAFGAEYWVRLATQVLGS; encoded by the coding sequence ATGAGCAGGTCGATGATCGGCGCGGATCGGCTGGAGGCGCTTGCAGCGTTCCGGCGTGCCGTGCATCGCATGCCGGAAACCGGTTTTGCGGTGGATGCGACGGCTGACTGCATTGCCGAGCGGCTACGCGCTGCCGGCCTGACGGTCACGACCGGTGTCGGTGGCAGCGGGGTCGTGGCGACGCTCAGGCGCGGTCAGGGCATGCGCGCCGTCGGCTTGCGCGCGGATCTGGATGCGTTGCCGATCGAAGAAGCGAATACGTTTGCGCATCGTTCCCGCGTGCCCGGCAGGTTCCATGGCTGCGGTCACGACGGGCATGCCGCGATGTTGCTCGGCGCGGCGCTGCAACTGGCCGAACAGGGCGAGTTCGACGGTACGGTGCAGTTCGTCTTTCAACCGGACGAGGAAAGCGGACGCGGCGCACAGGCGATGATCGAGGATGGCCTGTTCGAGCGCTTTCCCATGGATGCGATCTACGGACTGCACAACCTGCCGATGCTGCCGCTCGGGACATTCGCGACGCAGGCCGGGGCACTCACCGCCTTCGAGGAATTGTTCGAGATCCGCCTCCAGGGGCGAGGCGGGCACGCCTCGGCCCCGGAGCGCACCGCTGATCCGCTGATGGCGGCCGCGCAGATCGTGCTCGGTCTGCAGACGATCGTTTCGCGTGCGCTCCCGCCGGGGGAACACGGCGTCGTCTCGGTGACCGAGTTTGTCACCGATGGCGCGCGTAACGTGATCCCCTCCACGGTGACGATTCGTGGCGATGCGCGGGGCTATAGCGATGCGGTGAGCGATCGGGTCGAGCGGCGCATGCGCGAGATTGTCGCCGGCGTTGCGGCCGCGCATGGCGTTACCGCTGAGGTGTGCTATGCGCGAGAGTTCGAGCCGCTGGTCAACTCTGAGGCGGAGGTACGCTGTGCAGTTGCCGCGGCGCGCGCGATACCGGGAAGCCGGGTTGACGAAGCCTGCGGGAAGGTCGGTTTTTCCGAAGACTTCGCGCGGTTTCTGCGGTATCGGCCGGGCTGCTTCGTGCTGATGGGTAATGGCACGCAAGGCCATCATGGAGCGCCACTGCACAATCCTCATTACGATTTTAACGATGCGGCACTGGCCTTCGGCGCAGAGTACTGGGTGCGGCTGGCGACACAGGTGCTCGGATCATGA
- a CDS encoding M24 family metallopeptidase, translating into MSRVAPPRGFASDEFEARLEKAQARMRREGLTSLLLTREAEVRYFSGFTTPFWQSPTRPWFLLVPLRGKPIAVIPEIGVAAMRRGWVDDIRSWPAPRPEDDGLSLLVETLRETGAERGRVGVPMGPETQLRMPLADYYRLEAALPTTEFVDATGLIRALRLLKSDAEIARIAHVCALAGEAFAAVPRLAATGQPLAEVFRAFRIDLLRRRVDDVPYLVGGAGPGGYADVISPPGDRALGAGDVLMMDTGAVYDGYFCDFDRNYAVERADAAAHRAYATLYRATDAGFAAARPGARCADVFHAMRTVIEDAGYDVGDVGRMGHGLGMQLTEWPSLTATDRTVLAPGMVLTLEPGLSLGACCGMVHEENLVIREDGAEWLTCRAPDELPVLA; encoded by the coding sequence ATGAGCCGCGTCGCGCCGCCACGGGGGTTTGCGTCGGATGAATTCGAGGCGCGACTGGAAAAGGCTCAGGCGCGGATGCGCCGAGAGGGGCTGACGTCCCTGCTGCTGACCCGCGAAGCGGAAGTGCGGTATTTCAGCGGCTTCACGACACCGTTCTGGCAGAGTCCGACGCGTCCGTGGTTCCTGCTGGTACCGCTGCGCGGCAAACCGATCGCGGTGATACCGGAAATCGGCGTGGCGGCGATGCGCCGTGGCTGGGTCGATGACATCCGCAGCTGGCCCGCGCCGAGGCCGGAGGACGACGGCCTTTCCCTGCTGGTCGAGACACTGCGCGAAACAGGCGCCGAACGCGGCCGGGTCGGCGTGCCGATGGGGCCGGAGACGCAGTTGCGCATGCCGCTGGCCGATTACTACCGGCTGGAAGCGGCACTGCCGACCACGGAATTCGTCGATGCGACGGGGCTGATCCGGGCATTGCGCCTACTCAAGTCGGACGCCGAAATCGCCAGGATCGCGCACGTCTGCGCGCTTGCCGGCGAGGCGTTCGCGGCCGTGCCGCGACTGGCGGCGACCGGCCAGCCGCTGGCGGAGGTTTTTCGCGCGTTCAGAATCGATCTGTTGAGACGGCGGGTCGACGATGTGCCCTATCTGGTCGGCGGCGCCGGGCCGGGCGGCTATGCCGATGTGATCTCGCCGCCGGGCGATCGCGCGCTGGGGGCGGGCGACGTGCTGATGATGGATACGGGCGCAGTCTACGATGGCTATTTCTGCGATTTCGACCGTAATTACGCGGTCGAGCGTGCCGACGCCGCCGCGCACCGCGCCTACGCGACGCTGTACCGCGCGACCGATGCCGGCTTCGCTGCGGCCCGGCCGGGCGCGCGCTGTGCCGATGTCTTTCACGCGATGCGCACGGTGATCGAGGACGCTGGCTACGACGTCGGCGATGTCGGCCGGATGGGGCATGGTCTGGGCATGCAACTGACCGAATGGCCGTCACTCACCGCGACGGATCGCACCGTGCTGGCGCCCGGCATGGTGCTGACTCTGGAGCCTGGCCTGTCGCTCGGCGCTTGCTGCGGCATGGTGCATGAGGAAAATCTGGTCATACGTGAAGACGGGGCTGAGTGGTTGACGTGCCGGGCGCCGGACGAACTGCCGGTGCTGGCCTGA
- a CDS encoding diaminopropionate ammonia-lyase, with protein MYLLSNPLRLKGLAASAGLAQGAVVADPCAAQALFSRCPRAARTPLRELPQLAKHFAVGELWVKDESERLGLGSFKALGAAHAIAREAAQRVEAAGGESDADVWREALAGEVLVCASAGNHGLSVAAGARIFGARAVVYLSRAVPEAFAERLRARGAQVCRAGDTYEDSMAAAAADAQRYGWTLLSDTTWPGYVEWPQRVMEGYLILGAEALEQLPAPATHVFVQAGVGGFAAAMTALLRAHWGDAPRIVVVEPASAPALLESVRAGRAERTAGPTSVMGRMDCKEPSHLALAELAREADAFVTLTDAESLETVAAIAQCGLVTTPSGAAGISALHHADAAARAALGLDRDSRVLAFMTEGPEDAT; from the coding sequence GTGTATCTGCTCAGCAATCCGCTACGGCTCAAAGGGCTTGCCGCGTCGGCCGGGCTGGCGCAGGGCGCAGTCGTTGCCGACCCGTGCGCTGCACAAGCGCTGTTCAGTCGCTGCCCGCGAGCGGCGCGGACACCGTTGCGCGAGCTGCCGCAACTGGCGAAGCATTTTGCCGTCGGCGAGTTATGGGTAAAAGACGAGAGCGAGCGACTGGGCCTGGGCAGTTTCAAGGCGCTGGGCGCGGCGCACGCCATTGCGCGTGAGGCTGCGCAGCGCGTTGAAGCTGCGGGTGGCGAATCCGATGCCGACGTTTGGCGGGAGGCGCTGGCGGGGGAGGTTCTGGTCTGCGCGAGTGCCGGCAATCATGGTCTGTCGGTGGCGGCCGGCGCGCGGATTTTCGGGGCGCGGGCTGTGGTCTATCTCAGCCGTGCGGTGCCTGAAGCCTTTGCCGAACGATTGCGCGCCAGGGGTGCGCAGGTGTGCCGCGCCGGCGATACCTACGAGGACAGCATGGCGGCCGCGGCGGCGGATGCCCAGCGCTATGGCTGGACGCTGCTGTCGGATACGACCTGGCCGGGATACGTCGAATGGCCGCAGCGCGTGATGGAAGGCTATCTCATCCTCGGGGCGGAGGCGCTGGAACAACTGCCGGCGCCGGCAACGCATGTGTTTGTGCAGGCCGGTGTCGGGGGCTTCGCCGCGGCGATGACCGCGTTGCTCCGGGCGCACTGGGGCGATGCGCCGCGCATCGTCGTCGTCGAGCCGGCGTCGGCACCGGCGCTGCTTGAAAGCGTGCGCGCGGGGCGTGCGGAGCGGACCGCAGGGCCGACCTCGGTCATGGGTCGCATGGACTGCAAGGAGCCCTCCCATCTGGCGCTGGCCGAGCTGGCGCGCGAGGCGGATGCGTTCGTCACGCTGACGGATGCGGAAAGCCTCGAAACGGTCGCTGCGATTGCGCAGTGCGGACTTGTGACCACGCCGTCCGGCGCTGCTGGAATAAGCGCCCTGCACCATGCGGACGCGGCAGCGCGGGCGGCGCTCGGTCTGGATCGCGACAGCCGCGTGCTGGCCTTCATGACGGAAGGTCCGGAGGACGCGACATGA
- a CDS encoding SulP family inorganic anion transporter: MNRLHSVLPFLRWFPMSAAGIRADLLAGITVALILVPQSMAYAQLAGLPVVFGLYASFVPVIVASLWGSSSQLHTGPVAMLSLMSAAAVLPFATPGSPEFIQISVMLALMVGVLRLALGLFKLGAIVNLLSSPVIVGFTNAAALIIGLSQLSKIIGVPFPRSDFYLADLWGVVRQVGATHWPTLAFAVGAYVLIVLLGRIMPRLPGVLVAVVLATIVSAAIGFEQKVEVPLTQVHVPGEVAAIGAYAATAGRIDALTRQIAATNREVARLERAGGLDNITRAADIGKALRPLQHERTLLKAQNNERRIALHELRLEGVKTPAGLDFYAYGKVPAGMQGDGKAWRFARVADGTVTLSAGGAVVGAIPTGLPGFAVPELNWRVMLALLPAALVMALIGFMEATSISKAIATTTGERIDASKELVGQGLANIAGSFFGSYTVSGSFSRSAGAARTGAKTGLFAIVSALVVVLVLLFFTPYLYALPQAVLAVIVMMAVFSLIRVAPLVRAWRVDRVEALIGLVTFAATLWMAPAIANGILLGIVLTLIAYLFKRMKPRAEIVAYKADGTLGGVRAHGLAAISQTVVPVRFDGALTFASVAYFEDVVLDVIAGFPRAQAILIIGSGINSIDASGEEKVRELAKQLHDAGVELYFSGLKHQVLSTLERTGVVDECGRERFLPNKEQALQTLLARYPDSS, from the coding sequence ATGAACCGACTCCACAGCGTGCTGCCTTTTCTGCGCTGGTTTCCGATGTCTGCCGCGGGTATCCGCGCAGACCTGCTCGCGGGTATTACCGTGGCGCTGATTCTGGTGCCGCAGAGCATGGCCTACGCGCAGCTCGCCGGGCTGCCGGTCGTGTTCGGCTTGTATGCCTCGTTCGTGCCGGTGATCGTCGCTTCGCTGTGGGGTTCGTCCAGCCAGCTGCATACGGGGCCGGTGGCGATGCTGTCACTGATGTCGGCGGCGGCGGTGCTCCCCTTCGCGACGCCGGGCAGCCCGGAGTTCATCCAGATTTCGGTGATGCTGGCGCTGATGGTCGGTGTGCTGCGCCTCGCGCTCGGGCTGTTCAAGCTCGGCGCGATTGTGAATCTGTTGTCCAGCCCGGTGATCGTCGGTTTCACCAATGCGGCGGCGCTGATCATCGGGTTGTCGCAACTCAGCAAGATCATCGGCGTGCCGTTTCCGCGCTCGGATTTTTATCTCGCTGATCTGTGGGGCGTGGTCCGGCAGGTCGGGGCGACGCACTGGCCGACGCTGGCTTTTGCGGTTGGCGCGTATGTGCTGATCGTGCTGCTGGGCAGGATAATGCCCAGATTGCCGGGTGTGCTGGTGGCGGTGGTGCTGGCGACGATTGTTTCTGCGGCAATCGGTTTCGAGCAGAAGGTCGAGGTGCCGCTGACGCAGGTGCATGTGCCGGGCGAGGTGGCCGCTATCGGGGCGTATGCGGCCACCGCCGGGCGTATCGATGCGCTGACCCGCCAGATCGCCGCAACCAATCGTGAGGTCGCCAGACTGGAGCGAGCCGGAGGGCTGGACAATATCACGCGTGCCGCCGATATCGGCAAGGCACTGCGCCCCTTGCAGCACGAACGCACGCTGCTCAAGGCGCAGAACAACGAACGGCGCATCGCCTTGCATGAGTTGCGACTGGAGGGCGTGAAGACGCCTGCCGGGCTCGATTTCTATGCGTATGGAAAGGTGCCGGCGGGCATGCAGGGCGACGGCAAGGCGTGGCGCTTCGCGCGCGTGGCCGATGGCACCGTCACGCTGTCCGCCGGTGGCGCGGTGGTCGGGGCTATTCCCACCGGATTGCCCGGTTTCGCAGTGCCCGAGCTGAACTGGCGCGTGATGCTGGCGCTGCTGCCGGCGGCGCTGGTGATGGCGCTGATCGGTTTCATGGAGGCGACGTCGATTTCCAAAGCCATCGCCACCACCACCGGCGAACGCATCGACGCGAGCAAGGAACTGGTCGGGCAGGGGCTGGCCAACATCGCCGGCAGTTTCTTCGGCTCGTACACGGTAAGCGGTTCGTTCTCGCGCTCGGCGGGGGCGGCGCGAACCGGCGCCAAAACGGGTCTGTTTGCCATTGTCAGCGCCTTGGTGGTGGTGCTGGTGTTACTGTTTTTCACGCCTTATCTCTATGCGCTGCCGCAGGCGGTGCTGGCGGTCATCGTGATGATGGCGGTGTTCAGCCTGATCCGGGTCGCGCCGCTGGTCCGGGCCTGGCGGGTTGATCGGGTGGAGGCGCTGATCGGCCTCGTGACCTTCGCCGCTACGCTCTGGATGGCGCCGGCTATCGCCAACGGGATTCTGCTCGGCATCGTGCTGACGCTGATCGCTTATCTGTTCAAGCGCATGAAACCGCGCGCCGAGATCGTCGCGTACAAGGCCGACGGCACCCTGGGTGGCGTTCGGGCGCACGGACTTGCAGCGATCAGCCAGACCGTGGTGCCGGTGCGTTTCGATGGCGCGCTGACCTTTGCCAGCGTGGCGTACTTCGAGGATGTGGTGCTGGACGTGATCGCCGGGTTTCCCCGGGCGCAGGCGATTCTGATCATCGGCAGCGGTATCAACAGTATCGATGCCTCGGGCGAGGAAAAGGTGCGCGAGCTTGCCAAACAGCTGCACGACGCGGGCGTCGAGCTGTACTTCAGCGGGCTCAAGCACCAGGTGTTGTCCACGCTGGAGCGCACCGGCGTGGTTGACGAATGCGGGCGCGAACGCTTCTTGCCCAACAAGGAGCAGGCGCTGCAGACTCTACTGGCGCGGTACCCCGACTCCAGCTGA
- a CDS encoding Lrp/AsnC family transcriptional regulator, whose translation MKFPALDLIDRCLLDLLQADARQSLDRLAEAVSLSAPAVQRRIKRLRESGVIVRDAVEIQPAAVGLPMTFIVTVELEHERADQVDKFRRKVANEALVQQCYYVTGDSDFVIIALAQSMDDFEAMTRRLFFDDANIRRFRTAVVMGKPLRSLAVPANYVADPPQRGSAAGS comes from the coding sequence ATGAAGTTTCCCGCGCTTGACCTGATCGACAGATGCCTGCTGGATCTGCTGCAGGCGGATGCCCGCCAATCACTCGACCGACTGGCGGAAGCGGTGTCATTGTCGGCCCCCGCCGTACAGCGGCGCATCAAGCGCTTACGCGAAAGCGGCGTCATCGTGCGCGACGCCGTCGAGATTCAGCCGGCCGCAGTGGGCCTGCCGATGACCTTTATCGTCACCGTCGAACTTGAGCACGAACGCGCGGATCAGGTCGACAAGTTCCGGCGCAAGGTCGCCAACGAAGCGCTGGTGCAGCAATGCTATTACGTGACCGGCGACAGCGATTTCGTGATCATCGCCCTTGCTCAGAGCATGGACGACTTCGAGGCCATGACCCGCCGACTGTTCTTCGACGATGCCAACATCCGCCGCTTCAGAACGGCCGTCGTCATGGGCAAACCCTTGCGATCTCTCGCCGTGCCGGCGAACTACGTGGCCGACCCGCCTCAGCGCGGGTCCGCCGCAGGATCGTAA
- the ehuC gene encoding ectoine/hydroxyectoine ABC transporter permease subunit EhuC: MSMLEIFYTLLKGLQITVELTVLSTILGAVFAFASGIGRLSKNKLFKYVSIGYIEIFRGTSLIVQLFWLYYVLPLLGISFNAFLIGVFALALNIGAYGAEVVRGALQAVPKGQGEASIALGFSPLQRLWRISLPQATPEMMPTFINLAIQNLKDSAIVSLISLTDLTYYANNLQSLTYETLRIYTVTLFMYFFMALMLSWVLGRLERYLRRWKPLAR; the protein is encoded by the coding sequence ATGAGTATGCTCGAGATTTTTTACACGCTGCTCAAGGGATTGCAGATCACCGTAGAGTTGACGGTGCTGTCGACGATTCTGGGCGCCGTTTTCGCCTTCGCGTCGGGCATCGGCAGATTATCCAAAAATAAATTGTTCAAATATGTATCGATTGGCTATATCGAAATTTTCCGCGGTACGTCGCTGATCGTTCAACTGTTCTGGTTGTACTACGTGCTGCCTTTGCTGGGCATCTCCTTCAATGCCTTCTTGATCGGTGTATTTGCATTGGCATTGAATATCGGTGCCTACGGCGCCGAGGTCGTGCGTGGTGCGCTGCAGGCGGTGCCCAAGGGGCAGGGCGAGGCGTCAATTGCGCTCGGTTTTAGCCCGTTACAGCGACTGTGGCGCATATCGCTGCCGCAGGCGACGCCCGAGATGATGCCGACGTTTATCAACCTGGCGATACAGAACCTTAAGGATTCTGCCATCGTCTCACTGATCAGCTTGACCGATCTGACGTACTACGCCAACAACCTGCAGAGTCTCACCTACGAGACCTTGCGCATCTACACGGTCACCTTGTTCATGTATTTTTTCATGGCGCTGATGCTTTCATGGGTATTGGGCAGACTCGAACGCTATCTCCGGCGTTGGAAACCACTGGCCAGATAG
- a CDS encoding succinylglutamate desuccinylase/aspartoacylase domain-containing protein: MDEVVRISCDIDLEAPGLRQGALHLPLSTDDSAWGRLLTPIVAAVGERPGLTVLVTGASHGDEYEGPLGIMRVLHDMRGRALSGRLIALPALNYPALMAGRRRSPLDGANMNRSFPGRADGGPTAAVAHWVYTRLLPLADAVIDIHSGGSTLRFVPSAVIHDLSDPQQMAATRALAEAFAAPFTQVLTEMDSVGELDSAVEALGLPFLSTELGGGGGVTPQTVAMAHHGLLRCLRHLGLLDAAPSAAAPTRFGRVPDSAYVMSRRAGLLEPLVEVGEAVREGEAVAHLYDIDDPLSEPISLLAPQSGVLVCRAARGGVARGDTAAVVGVDA; the protein is encoded by the coding sequence TTGGATGAGGTAGTGCGCATCAGTTGCGATATCGATCTGGAAGCGCCCGGGCTGCGGCAAGGAGCACTCCATCTGCCGTTGTCGACCGATGATTCGGCATGGGGGCGCCTGCTGACGCCAATCGTGGCGGCCGTCGGCGAACGGCCGGGGCTCACCGTGCTGGTCACGGGTGCCAGTCACGGGGATGAATACGAGGGGCCGCTGGGCATCATGCGCGTGTTGCACGATATGCGCGGCCGCGCGCTCAGTGGCCGGCTTATCGCCTTGCCGGCATTGAATTACCCGGCCCTCATGGCAGGGCGCCGGCGATCGCCGCTGGACGGCGCCAATATGAACCGCAGTTTTCCCGGCCGCGCCGACGGGGGCCCGACCGCTGCCGTGGCGCATTGGGTGTACACGCGGCTATTGCCGCTGGCCGATGCGGTCATCGACATCCATTCCGGTGGTTCGACGCTGCGCTTTGTCCCGAGTGCAGTCATTCACGATTTGTCCGACCCGCAACAGATGGCCGCCACGCGCGCGCTGGCCGAAGCCTTCGCCGCGCCGTTCACTCAGGTGCTGACGGAGATGGACAGCGTGGGCGAACTCGACAGCGCGGTCGAGGCGCTGGGATTGCCGTTCCTGTCGACCGAGCTTGGCGGCGGCGGAGGCGTCACGCCGCAGACGGTTGCCATGGCCCATCACGGGCTGCTGCGTTGCCTGCGGCATCTGGGGCTGCTCGATGCGGCACCGTCCGCCGCGGCACCGACACGGTTTGGGCGGGTGCCGGATAGCGCATACGTGATGTCCCGTCGCGCCGGTCTGTTGGAGCCGCTGGTCGAGGTCGGCGAGGCGGTCCGCGAAGGGGAGGCGGTCGCGCATCTGTATGACATCGACGATCCCCTGAGCGAGCCGATCAGCCTGCTGGCGCCGCAGAGTGGCGTGCTGGTGTGTCGCGCCGCCCGCGGTGGCGTGGCGCGCGGCGATACGGCAGCCGTGGTGGGGGTCGACGCATGA
- the ehuB gene encoding ectoine/hydroxyectoine ABC transporter substrate-binding protein EhuB, with amino-acid sequence MEGIMSRKYWLKITSMLAAGVMLSLSAAPSFAQGLLEKARSQGITIGVGNDIPYGWITPDGQGKGISPDIAVKVLHEMGITNIRWKGMPFGQLIPAVKSGRIDLAATSQNVLPERCKQVAFSKVNSSYGEGLLVLKGNPDGIHSYMAIKKNPQLKLGIVTGADELNFAQALGIPQSQIVLVHSNADGIPALLSHRINAFAATGLSVYEIAKKAPGRVERAEPFTQPIYHGKPTRSYGAFSMRKSDQAFLKTFDATLAKVQETPFWAKTLEHYGLSKEDVAAARAVKTADLCAGK; translated from the coding sequence TTGGAGGGCATCATGTCTCGAAAATACTGGTTGAAAATCACTTCAATGCTGGCTGCGGGCGTCATGCTTTCGCTGTCGGCTGCGCCGTCCTTTGCACAGGGCCTTCTGGAAAAAGCCCGTTCGCAGGGCATCACCATAGGAGTTGGCAACGACATCCCTTACGGCTGGATTACTCCGGATGGGCAGGGTAAGGGCATTTCCCCGGATATCGCCGTCAAGGTTCTGCACGAGATGGGGATCACGAACATCCGCTGGAAAGGCATGCCATTCGGTCAGTTGATCCCGGCCGTCAAGTCCGGGCGTATCGATCTGGCCGCGACCAGCCAGAACGTGCTGCCGGAACGCTGCAAACAGGTGGCATTCTCGAAGGTCAATTCGAGTTACGGCGAAGGGCTGCTCGTGCTGAAGGGCAATCCAGACGGCATTCACAGTTATATGGCGATCAAAAAGAATCCGCAGCTGAAGCTGGGTATCGTGACGGGCGCCGATGAGCTCAACTTCGCGCAGGCGCTGGGGATTCCGCAGAGTCAGATCGTGCTGGTCCACTCGAATGCGGACGGTATTCCAGCCCTGTTATCGCACCGTATCAATGCGTTCGCGGCCACAGGGCTGAGTGTGTATGAGATCGCCAAGAAGGCGCCGGGCAGAGTCGAGCGTGCCGAGCCGTTTACGCAGCCCATTTACCACGGCAAGCCGACGCGCTCCTACGGCGCGTTCTCGATGCGCAAGTCGGACCAAGCCTTCCTGAAGACCTTCGATGCGACCTTGGCCAAAGTGCAGGAGACTCCGTTCTGGGCGAAAACGCTGGAACATTATGGTCTGAGCAAGGAAGACGTTGCGGCGGCGCGTGCTGTGAAGACGGCCGATTTGTGCGCTGGTAAGTGA
- the ehuD gene encoding ectoine/hydroxyectoine ABC transporter permease subunit EhuD, whose product MLFGIHWDTSGSTLTFALSILPILLIGLKVTIEATIFGFLLALSVGLLLAILRSSRLRVVSWPIWFVIEFLRDTPLLVQLFFLFYVLPMYGISLPALMIGIIGLGLQYSAYCAEVYRAGIEAIDHGQWEAAHALDLSKLTIYVDIVLPQAIPRIIPALGTYLVAMIKDAPLLSAITVLDMMAASTIIGDQTYNYIVPLTMVGGLFLVSTLVASYLVNRLDRALPKTGIPMK is encoded by the coding sequence ATGTTATTCGGTATTCATTGGGATACCAGCGGATCGACACTGACTTTTGCACTGTCGATTCTGCCGATTCTGCTGATTGGCCTCAAAGTGACCATCGAGGCCACGATATTCGGGTTTTTGCTGGCGCTTTCCGTTGGTTTGCTGTTGGCCATTTTGCGTTCGTCGCGGCTGCGCGTCGTGTCGTGGCCGATCTGGTTCGTGATCGAATTTTTGCGCGATACGCCATTGCTGGTGCAATTGTTTTTCCTGTTTTATGTTCTGCCTATGTACGGCATCAGCCTGCCGGCGCTGATGATTGGCATTATCGGGCTTGGCTTGCAGTACAGCGCATACTGCGCGGAGGTTTACCGTGCCGGTATCGAAGCGATTGACCACGGGCAGTGGGAGGCCGCACACGCGCTGGATTTGAGTAAATTGACGATCTATGTCGACATCGTTTTGCCGCAGGCTATTCCGCGCATCATACCCGCGCTGGGCACCTATCTTGTCGCGATGATCAAGGACGCCCCGTTGCTTTCCGCGATTACCGTGCTGGACATGATGGCAGCTTCGACGATCATCGGCGATCAGACCTATAACTACATCGTGCCCCTGACCATGGTCGGCGGGTTGTTTCTTGTCAGTACACTGGTGGCTTCGTATTTGGTGAACAGGCTGGACCGGGCGCTGCCTAAAACCGGGATACCCATGAAATGA